One Triticum dicoccoides isolate Atlit2015 ecotype Zavitan chromosome 5B, WEW_v2.0, whole genome shotgun sequence genomic window carries:
- the LOC119307778 gene encoding probable boron transporter 2 — MEESFVPLRGIKNDVRGRLACYKQDWTGGFSAGIRILAPTTYIFFASAIPVISFGEQLERSTDGVLTAVQTLASTALCGIIHSIVGGQPLLILGVAEPTVIMYTFMFSFAKDRADLGPNLFLAWAGWVCVWTALLLFLLAVLGACSIINRFTRIAGELFGLLIAMLFMQQAIKGLVDEFGVPERENIKALQFVPSWRFANGMFAIVLSFGLLLTALRSRKARSWRYGAGWLRGFIADYGVPLMVLVWTGVSYIPHDSVPKGIPRRLFSPNPWSPGAYDNWTVIKDMLQVPVMYIIGAFMPATMIAVLYYFDHSVASQLAQQAEFNLRKPPSFHYDLLLLGFLTLMCGLIGIPPSNGVIPQSPMHTKSLATLKHQILRNRLVATARQSMRQNASLSQLYNNMQDAYHQIQTPLIHQQQSVKGLNELKDSTVQLASSMGNFDAPVDETIFDIEKEIDDLLPMEVKEQRLSNFLQAVMVGGCVAAMPLLKKIPTAVLWGYFAFMAIESLPGNQFWERILLLFTAPSRRYKVLEEYHTTFVETVPFKTIAMFTLFQTTYLLVCFGITWIPIAGVLFPLMIMLLVPVRQYILPKLFKGAHLNDLDAAEYEESPAIPFNLAAQDIDVALGRTQSAEILDDMVTRSRGEIKRLNSPKITSSGGTPVTELKGIRSPCISEKAYSPRVAKLRHERSPLGGRDSPRTGEARPSKLGEGSTPK; from the exons ATGGAGGAGAGCTTCGTGCCCCTCCGAGGCATCAAGAACGACGTCCGCGGGCGCCTCGCCTGCTACAAGCAGGACTGGACCGGAGGCTTCAGTGCCGGTATCAG GATCCTGGCGCCGACCACCTACATCTTCTTCGCCTCCGCGATACCCGTGATATCGTTCGGGGAGCAATTGGAGAGGAGCACCG ATGGGGTCCTCACAGCAGTGCAGACATTGGCATCCACCGCCCTGTGTGGCATAATCCACTCCATTGTGGGAGGGCAGCCCCTGCTGATCCTGGGCGTGGCCGAGCCCACGGTCATCATGTACACATTCATGTTCAGCTTTGCCAAGGACAGGGCCGACCTCGGTCCCAACCTCTTCCTCGCCTGGGCCGGTTG ggTCTGCGTGTGGACTGCCCTCTTGCTGTTCTTGCTGGCGGTACTGGGCGCGTGCTCCATCATAAACCGGTTCACCCGCATAGCCGGCGAGCTGTTCGGGCTGCTCATCGCCATGCTCTTCATGCAGCAGGCTATCAAG GGACTTGTTGACGAGTTCGGCGTTCCTGAGAGGGAGAACATAAAAGCACTACAGTTTGTTCCATCATGGAGGTTTGCCAACGGAATGTTTGCTATCGTGTTGTCATTTGGCCTTCTTCTCACCGCGCTGCGGAGCAGGAAAGCGCGATCCTGGCGCTATGGGGCAG GTTGGCTGCGTGGCTTCATCGCCGACTACGGCGTTCCACTGATGGTGCTGGTGTGGACAGGAGTTTCTTACATACCACATGACAGTGTGCCGAAAGGGATCCCGCGGCGCCTTTTCAGCCCTAATCCATGGTCCCCTGGTGCATATGACAACTGGACAGTCATCAAG GATATGCTCCAAGTGCCAGTCATGTACATCATTGGTGCCTTCATGCCTGCAACAATGATTGCTGTCCTGTATTACTTCGACCACAGCGTGGCATCCCAGCTCGCTCAGCAGGCGGAATTTAATTTGAGGAAGCCTCCATCTTTCCACTATGATTTGcttctcctaggcttcctg ACACTGATGTGTGGCCTAATTGGTATCCCTCCATCCAATGGCGTCATTCCACAGTCGCCGATGCATACAAAGAGCTTGGCTACTCTAAAGCATCAG ATACTCCGTAATCGACTAGTGGCCACGGCACGGCAAAGCATGCGCCAGAACGCGAGCTTGAGCCAACTGTACAACAACATGCAGGATGCTTATCATCAGATTCAGACACCGCTGATCCACCAACAACAGTCCGTCAAA GGCTTAAACGAGCTCAAGGACTCCACTGTCCAGTTAGCATCAAGCATGGGTAACTTCGATGCACCGGTTGACGAGACAATCTTTGACATAGAAAAGGAGATTGATGATCTGCTGCCTATGGAGGTCAAGGAGCAAAGGTTGAGCAACTTTCTACAGGCTGTGATGGTTGGGGGCTGCGTGGCCGCCATGCCGTTACTGAAGAAGATCCCTACAGCAGTGCTGTGGGGGTATTTTGCGTTCATGGCGATTGAGAGCTTGCCTGGTAACCAGTTCTGGGAACGAATTTTGCTGCTCTTCACTGCTCCTAGCAGAAGATACAA GGTACTGGAGGAGTACCATACAACATTTGTCGAGACCGTGCCATTCAAGACGATAGCCATGTTCACACTCTTCCAGACCACATATCTGCTTGTTTGCTTTGGGATCACATGGATCCCAATAGCTGGGGTTCTCTTCCCCCTCATGATCATGCTCCTGGTTCCAGTCAGGCAGTATATCCTCCCAAAGCTCTTCAAAGGTGCACATCTCAATGACCTGGACGCAGCGGAGTATGAGGAGTCACCGGCTATACCGTTCAACCTTGCTGCG caagatattgatGTGGCACTGGGACGCACCCAAAGCGCAGAGATCCTTGACGACATGGTCACCAGAAGCCGCGGTGAGATCAAACGCCTGAATAGTCCGAAGATCACCAGCTCAGGTGGCACTCCTGTCACGGAACTGAAAGGCATCCGCAGTCCTTGTATCTCTGAGAAGGCCTACAGCCCTCGCGTCGCCAAGCTGAGGCATGAACGCAGCCCTCTAGGGGGACGAGACAGTCCACGGACGGGTGAGGCCCGACCATCCAAGCTGGGTGAAGGCTCAACACCAAAATGA